One genomic segment of Rivularia sp. PCC 7116 includes these proteins:
- a CDS encoding glycosyltransferase family 2 protein, producing the protein MQPKISIITPSYNSEKTIEKTILSVINQNKIYPFEYIIVDGNSTDSTCEIINKYAEKIDLVISEPDFGAYDAMNKGINLATGEIVGIINSDDWYLENAIKTVQLEFEKYPDIDILYSPIQNYYQDEYVATFIPGELEKLSIRFTLNHPSCFIKKSAYVAVGLYNLKYKIAADYDMILRLFNHGFKFYCIENPLAAYSLNGMSSSPLPWDRAKLIKECWEISSSASDNFPEISQKKRIKAYILWIINEVFALPARYFLKPPAARKLKSVIKQFTKKSTSAYGRW; encoded by the coding sequence ATGCAGCCTAAAATTTCTATAATTACGCCAAGTTATAATTCTGAAAAAACTATCGAAAAAACAATTTTAAGTGTAATTAATCAAAATAAAATATATCCTTTTGAGTATATTATAGTTGATGGAAATTCTACCGATAGCACTTGTGAGATAATCAACAAATATGCAGAAAAGATAGATTTAGTTATTTCTGAACCAGATTTTGGTGCTTACGATGCAATGAACAAAGGGATTAATCTTGCTACAGGAGAAATAGTCGGTATTATTAATTCCGATGATTGGTATCTTGAGAATGCAATTAAAACAGTTCAGCTTGAATTTGAGAAATATCCAGATATAGATATATTGTATTCACCGATCCAGAATTACTATCAAGATGAATATGTAGCTACCTTTATTCCGGGGGAGCTAGAAAAACTATCAATTCGCTTTACTTTAAATCATCCATCTTGCTTCATTAAAAAATCTGCTTATGTTGCAGTAGGTTTATATAATCTAAAATATAAAATTGCTGCTGATTATGACATGATTTTACGTTTATTTAATCATGGATTTAAATTTTATTGCATCGAAAATCCCCTAGCGGCTTATTCTCTCAATGGAATGAGTTCATCACCCTTACCCTGGGATAGAGCAAAATTAATTAAAGAATGTTGGGAAATAAGTAGCAGCGCATCCGATAATTTTCCAGAAATATCCCAAAAAAAACGCATAAAAGCTTACATATTATGGATTATAAACGAAGTATTTGCATTACCCGCTAGGTATTTTCTTAAGCCACCCGCAGCACGTAAACTAAAAAGTGTTATTAAACAATTTACAAAAAAATCTACATCTGCATATGGTAGATGGTAA
- a CDS encoding glycosyltransferase — MHNLEKYHSANYNNPIDTTVDIIVIANREEINAATDLVNKYGDRLFTYSLSKSNKIINCLGNLSIPFKFSTRYKTVLAKQIKELLKQNTYDIIHFEYSHAAVYLDLIKNQINSENTRIIISIHDIISQSFLRKSQKKPILGIEVARLFNFEKNLYSKVNELWVLSTKDRNILTSLFNIPENKIIIKPPRLSNFIYQVERNTEKIEKKSLLFWAAMNRPENEQAAIKFIQNCFINLLEIDSKYKLYIVGSNPSVKIKKLASKNIIVTGFIENPTHFFENAQIGIVPLVQGAGIKLKTLEMLQAGLPVIATSIGAEGIETSKNLFVSDNFDDWVNIITNLTQAK; from the coding sequence TTGCATAATTTAGAAAAATACCATTCTGCTAATTATAACAATCCGATTGATACAACCGTTGATATTATTGTAATTGCAAATCGAGAAGAAATAAATGCAGCAACAGACTTAGTGAATAAATATGGCGATCGCCTTTTTACCTATTCTCTTAGTAAATCAAATAAAATTATTAACTGTTTGGGAAATTTATCTATTCCTTTTAAATTTTCTACTCGCTATAAAACAGTTTTAGCTAAACAAATAAAAGAATTACTAAAACAAAATACTTACGATATAATTCATTTTGAATATTCCCACGCTGCTGTTTATTTGGATTTAATCAAAAATCAAATAAACTCTGAAAATACTCGTATTATAATCAGCATTCATGATATTATTTCTCAATCTTTTTTAAGAAAATCCCAAAAAAAACCTATATTAGGTATCGAAGTCGCCCGATTATTCAACTTTGAAAAAAATCTTTACTCTAAAGTTAATGAATTATGGGTTTTATCAACAAAAGACCGCAATATTCTAACTTCATTATTTAATATACCAGAAAACAAAATTATCATAAAACCTCCACGGTTAAGCAATTTTATATATCAAGTCGAACGTAATACAGAAAAAATAGAAAAAAAAAGTTTGTTATTTTGGGCTGCAATGAATCGACCGGAAAACGAGCAAGCGGCTATAAAATTTATTCAAAACTGCTTTATAAATCTGCTTGAGATCGATTCAAAATATAAACTTTATATTGTCGGTTCCAACCCTTCTGTAAAAATAAAAAAACTAGCCAGCAAGAATATTATAGTAACTGGATTTATCGAAAACCCCACACATTTTTTTGAAAACGCACAAATAGGAATTGTACCCTTAGTTCAAGGTGCGGGAATCAAACTCAAAACTTTAGAAATGCTTCAAGCAGGTTTGCCAGTTATTGCAACCAGTATCGGTGCTGAAGGCATAGAAACATCAAAAAATCTTTTTGTGAGCGATAACTTTGATGATTGGGTAAATATTATTACTAACTTAACCCAAGCGAAATAA
- a CDS encoding glycosyltransferase family 4 protein, giving the protein MINPLILSTFDTSGGAAKAAFRLHQGLKNIDINSRMLVEYKTSNDSTVIANTNKFEKLVNQMRPTLDNLPLKLYPNHEYGTFSPQYFPDFINSKIKNISTGIPDIINLHWICGYLKIESIAKFKQPLVWTLHDMWAFTGGCHYSLDCDRYINSCGKCIQLDSKNEADLSRWVWKRKAKAWQHLDLTVVTPSHWLAKVARQSSLFKNYPIKVIPNGIDIKKYKSIDKKVARKLLNLPLDKQLILSGAANSSYIRKGMHLLEKALQNLSDYKDKVELVFFGSLSPKQEYKTDFKCHYMGNLHDDISLALVYAAADVFVAASIQDNLPNTVMESLACGTPCVAFNIGGMIDMIEHQVNGYLAQPFDIEGLAKGIDWILSNSYPQKICDRARKKVEQEFNLELQARRYSQLFSEIIDRKYS; this is encoded by the coding sequence ATGATAAATCCTTTAATTTTAAGTACCTTCGATACAAGTGGTGGAGCAGCGAAAGCAGCATTTAGGTTGCATCAGGGATTAAAAAATATAGATATAAATTCGCGAATGCTAGTTGAATACAAAACTAGTAACGATAGTACCGTAATTGCAAATACGAATAAATTTGAAAAGTTGGTCAATCAAATGCGACCAACTTTAGATAATTTACCATTAAAACTTTATCCAAATCATGAATACGGAACCTTTTCTCCACAATATTTTCCAGATTTTATTAATTCTAAAATAAAAAATATATCTACAGGCATACCAGATATAATTAATCTTCATTGGATTTGCGGCTATCTTAAAATTGAAAGCATTGCTAAATTTAAGCAACCGCTAGTTTGGACTTTACACGATATGTGGGCATTTACCGGAGGTTGTCATTATAGTTTAGATTGCGATCGCTATATTAATTCCTGCGGTAAATGCATCCAACTCGATTCTAAAAACGAAGCAGATTTGTCACGTTGGGTATGGAAACGCAAAGCAAAAGCATGGCAACACCTGGATTTAACAGTTGTAACCCCCAGCCATTGGTTAGCGAAAGTTGCACGCCAAAGTTCTTTATTCAAAAATTATCCTATCAAAGTTATCCCCAACGGTATTGATATTAAAAAATATAAATCAATTGACAAAAAGGTTGCCAGAAAATTGTTGAATCTTCCCTTAGATAAACAATTAATTTTATCAGGTGCCGCTAACAGTAGTTATATAAGAAAAGGAATGCATTTACTTGAGAAAGCGCTACAAAATTTAAGTGATTACAAAGACAAGGTAGAATTAGTTTTTTTTGGTTCTTTATCGCCTAAACAAGAGTATAAAACCGACTTTAAATGTCATTATATGGGAAATCTTCATGATGATATATCTTTAGCACTAGTTTATGCAGCAGCAGACGTTTTTGTTGCCGCTTCAATTCAAGATAATTTACCTAATACCGTGATGGAATCTTTAGCTTGCGGTACTCCATGTGTTGCATTCAATATTGGAGGAATGATTGATATGATTGAACATCAAGTCAACGGTTACTTAGCTCAACCTTTTGATATCGAAGGTTTAGCCAAAGGTATTGATTGGATACTATCAAACAGTTACCCGCAAAAAATTTGCGATCGCGCTCGTAAAAAAGTGGAGCAAGAGTTTAATCTAGAATTACAAGCACGACGTTACTCACAACTATTTAGTGAAATAATTGATCGCAAATATTCCTAG